The window ACACCATCTAAATATCTTCCTAGAAAATGAATAAATACATCCAACCTACGAAGCTCGATCAGAAGAGGCAGCAACACAATTTCTTCCTCTCCCAAATGAATCGATTGGCCATACCCCTTATAGAAGGCAGTACAATTGCGTCGCAATTCTTCTGACGGTAGGGTGGGATCGATAAGATCTGATAAACAGACCGCTAGCTCCATCACTCGAACATCTTGAGTTACGAACTCAAAATCAAGTACGGCCGTAATTTGACCCTCGTCATTAACCAGCATATTAGACCCATTGATATCACCATGAACGAGTTGATGAGGAAGCTTTCTAAGGTCAGGAATAGCCTTATAAAAAGCAGCAAATCGTCCAAATATATAGGAGAGCTCATCGCGCTGCATCCTGAATGGTTCTGATGGATGAAGACAGAACTCTTGAATCGCATCTGGTGTGCAGCGGGGATGGATATGTTCAATTTCATAATAAGGTGGGTAGACAGGTTTAAGTTCCATGGTAATCGCAGCCAGAGCAGAAGACAGCTTTCCAACAGCTTCTCCGAACTGCAGCAGTTGATGCATACTCCCCCAAGTAGGATTACAGCCATCTGTATACGTAAATAAGGCAGCCAATTTGCCTTCGCTTGCATCTAAGCGAACAACAGTCCCCCCAGTTGGGAGCTCCACTGGCACAGGTACACGAAAGGGAAGTTTATCTTTTTCTTTGTCTAGTGCCAAAAGAACACTATGTTCGAACATAATTTTGTCCATGTCACGATGAGTTTCGTACAATCGAAGAACATAGGAAGTACCTTCCACGTCTACGAACCGAGTTGTATTATTCATACCTCCCGCGCCAACACGCATGGACCATGTTTGAGCTGGAAACCAGTAAGTTGGTAGTGAGGTTAATTGCTCCTCTTGATCTTTGACACGCATAATTGCCTTCCTCAACTCCTCTTCCTAAACCTGATTGTCACCTTCTACCGCAAATTCAAAATCCTCTACGTCATATGCTTCGACTGGAATTCCTGCTTGAACCATACGTTCAATGAAATCTAACTGGTCAGTTAACAAAGCAGCCTGTTCTTTGATCGCCGTTAGAATTAATTCGGTTTCAATCGGGTCAAAATTGTCCCCATACTCCTCATTGTCAATTGCAAAAACAACCATCAAGGTGACATGCTCATTAATTGGCAAAGGTGGGCTTTTCCGCCATGGAACAGTTAACGCTTTTTCAATTTTTTTCTTATTAAAAGATTCCTCGAAGAAAGCAATCAGCTCACCAATCATTTGCTTCACGAAACCATCGTCTTCTTCCTCTAACATGATCGGCTCAGAGCCTGTCTGAAGCTCGTATAATTCCTGAATGCTGGTATAAGGTATCACATAAGTAACAGGCTGCCCAGGCAGCATTAACTGACCATGCACCGCTAGCATAACGGCTTCGATTATAAATGTTTTGCTCATCTTGTTCTCCCCTTTCTCTCTAACCTTGTAAAAGCATTATTTCGCTAAGAAGCTGAGGAATCCTCTTTTCACAACCTTCTAAACTAAACAAAACCGTCAGTTCCTATGATCGTGGTGACCACTTCGAACTAACGGTTTCGATTTCTCTTATAGGATGCCATCGATGACCTCGTGATTCTCATAAATTGGCTGATACGGCTTCTTCGAAAACCGATTGGCATAGGCCGAAGCTACATAACAATCTGGTTTAATAACAGGAACCATACCAACAGATTCCACTCTCCGCACCATTTCTTGGACGAATTTTGCAGTCCTGTTTTTATTCTCATCGTCACCAGCATCAATATGAATAAACATGTCGAAGGAAGCACCTTGATACAGATGTGGAAGAATAATGTTTTCCATATCCTGTCGCTTAGACTCATCAAAATACATGGCAATCTCTTCACTCAAAGCAGTTTCCATCGAAAGTTTTTCCTTAATCGAATGTAGGGCCCGATGAACGATGACTTGACGATAACACGCCCACGCTCCTTTTCCTAACCGCTGGATAACTACACCGGTAATGAATTTCGTATGACCTGTGTGTACCTGACAATCCGTACCAATAATAAATTTGTAGGTTGCTACGGGGTCGTGACGCATGAATTGTAGAATACGCTCGTGTACGGTATCTAGGTTAAGTCCTCTTTCCGTTGTGTTCCGAAATTCCAGTGGATGGGTCGTCGTCAAAGGTTTCAAAGATAAGGTTCTTCCTTTCTTCTTAGAATGAGGAAGAAGCGGATGCTGAAGCTGCATCCGCCCCTATCTATAGTATATGGCAAAACTCCTATGATCGAACCATCACTTATCGTAAAACACTGCCGCCGAACAAAAATCGATTTTCCCATTGCTTCCCAGCGATCGTATCTGTGCGAACTCCGCCGGATTCGACAGAATACGTATGCAGCATATTCCCATTTCCTAAATAAAGTCCAACATGCGTGATCGGCTCTGTAAGAACGTTCACGTTATCATAATCTGATTCTCTACTCCCTTTGTAGCTGCTGAAGAACATCAGATCTCCACGTTTCAAATTTGTCCACTCCTGAATTACAGGACCTAACGATTTAACATAGTTGCCTTGTGCCTGTGAATCGCTTGGTACGGAGAATCTTAGAGCATCCCAGAACATCGTTTGAATGAAATCCGAGCAATCAAAGGTCGTGGTGTCATTGCGTACCGAACCAAACTCATAAGGTGTGCCTAAGTAAACTTGGCCAGCTGCAATAACAGCTTCAATTTCTTCAGCGAGAGGTAGATTGGGTTTGATGACAGAGAAATCCGTGCTTATGTATTTACTATTTGTGCTTACATACCCGTTAGTTCCATTGGCGTCTTGAATTTGATACCAACTGTCGTTGACTTTTGCTATAACGAGGAAGTCTTCCCCTTTACTAAGCATTCGAATAATCTTGGAGCCGGGCTCGGTTGCTGGAAGTGTACGAAAGTTTACGCCATAGATGATTTCCGCATTACTAGTTATTTTTATGTATCTGCTATTCGTCGAAACATAGCCGCTTACGCCCTGCGCATCCTTGA is drawn from Paenibacillus sp. V4I7 and contains these coding sequences:
- a CDS encoding ADP-heptose synthase; amino-acid sequence: MSKTFIIEAVMLAVHGQLMLPGQPVTYVIPYTSIQELYELQTGSEPIMLEEEDDGFVKQMIGELIAFFEESFNKKKIEKALTVPWRKSPPLPINEHVTLMVVFAIDNEEYGDNFDPIETELILTAIKEQAALLTDQLDFIERMVQAGIPVEAYDVEDFEFAVEGDNQV
- a CDS encoding phosphotransferase, whose protein sequence is MRVKDQEEQLTSLPTYWFPAQTWSMRVGAGGMNNTTRFVDVEGTSYVLRLYETHRDMDKIMFEHSVLLALDKEKDKLPFRVPVPVELPTGGTVVRLDASEGKLAALFTYTDGCNPTWGSMHQLLQFGEAVGKLSSALAAITMELKPVYPPYYEIEHIHPRCTPDAIQEFCLHPSEPFRMQRDELSYIFGRFAAFYKAIPDLRKLPHQLVHGDINGSNMLVNDEGQITAVLDFEFVTQDVRVMELAVCLSDLIDPTLPSEELRRNCTAFYKGYGQSIHLGEEEIVLLPLLIELRRLDVFIHFLGRYLDGVDAQGVLVDIIHNTFDKTEWLELNGSELVLTLLK
- a CDS encoding ribonuclease H-like YkuK family protein, with amino-acid sequence MKPLTTTHPLEFRNTTERGLNLDTVHERILQFMRHDPVATYKFIIGTDCQVHTGHTKFITGVVIQRLGKGAWACYRQVIVHRALHSIKEKLSMETALSEEIAMYFDESKRQDMENIILPHLYQGASFDMFIHIDAGDDENKNRTAKFVQEMVRRVESVGMVPVIKPDCYVASAYANRFSKKPYQPIYENHEVIDGIL
- a CDS encoding SH3 domain-containing C40 family peptidase, with protein sequence MRKWTMVIGMLVLALTFVVPAAIQAEEGVTTKAQIVSGVSFRDQASTSSNVIRLLKTNEIVTVTDYVTTNWYKIKDAQGVSGYVSTNSRYIKITSNAEIIYGVNFRTLPATEPGSKIIRMLSKGEDFLVIAKVNDSWYQIQDANGTNGYVSTNSKYISTDFSVIKPNLPLAEEIEAVIAAGQVYLGTPYEFGSVRNDTTTFDCSDFIQTMFWDALRFSVPSDSQAQGNYVKSLGPVIQEWTNLKRGDLMFFSSYKGSRESDYDNVNVLTEPITHVGLYLGNGNMLHTYSVESGGVRTDTIAGKQWENRFLFGGSVLR